In Erigeron canadensis isolate Cc75 chromosome 1, C_canadensis_v1, whole genome shotgun sequence, a single window of DNA contains:
- the LOC122586082 gene encoding deoxyhypusine synthase gives MGKEEEKEQESASVIEKLRSVVFKESESLKGSCPKIQGYDFNNGVHYSNLFNSFLSTGFQASHLGDAIQTVNQMLDWRLSHEQVAEDCSEEEKDPTYRESVRCKIFLGFTSNLISSGVRDIIRYLVQHHMVEVIVTTTGGIEEDLIKCLADTYRGEFSLPGAALRSKGLNRIGNLLVPNDNYCKFEDWIIPIFDQMLEEQKTKHVLWTPSKVIARLGKEINNESSYLYWAYKNNIPVFCPGLTDGSLGDMLYFHSFRNPGLVVDVVQDIRAINGEAVHANPRKTGVIILGGGLPKHHICNANMMRNGADYAVFINTAQEFDGSDSGARPDEAVSWGKIRSSAKSVKVHCDATIAFPILVAETFAAKREKAAEPSF, from the exons atgggaaaagaagaagaaaaagaacaagAATCAGCATCAGTTATTGAGAAGTTAAGATCAGTTGTGTTCAAAGAATCAGAAAGTCTCAAAGGAAGTTGTCCCAAAATCCAAGGATATGATTTCAACAATGGCGTTCATTATTCAAATCTTTTTAATTCCTTTCTTTCTACTGGTTTTCAAGCTTCTCATCTTGGTGATGCCATTCAAACTGTCAATCAAATg CTAGATTGGAGGCTTTCTCACGAGCAAGTAGCAGAAGATTGCAGCGAGGAGGAGAAGGATCCTACATACAGAGAATCTGTTAGATGCAAAATCTTCCTTGGGTTCACTTCAAACCTCATTTCATCTGGTGTTCGTGACATTATTCGGTATCTAGTTCAACATCATATG GTTGAAGTTATTGTCACAACAACCGGGGGTATTGAGGAGGATCTCATAAAATGCCTTGCAGACACATACAGAGGTGAATTTTCTTTACCTGGTGCTGCATTGCGTTCAAAAGGACTAAATCGTATTGGTAACTTGTTGGTACCTAATGATAACTACTGTAAGTTTGAGGATTGGATCATCCCAATATTTGACCAAATGTTGGAAGAACAAAAGACAAAG CATGTGTTATGGACGCCATCAAAAGTAATTGCACGTTTGGGGAAAGAAATTAACAATGAAAGCTCATATCTATATTGGGCATACAAG AACAATATACCTGTCTTCTGCCCTGGGTTGACAGATGGCTCTCTTGGGGACATGTTATATTTCCATTCCTTTCGCAATCCCGGACTTGTTGTTGACGTAGTACAAG ATATCAGGGCAATCAACGGTGAGGCAGTGCATGCAAATCCTAGGAAGACAGGCGTGATCATTCTAGGTGGTGGGTTGCCAAAACATCACATTTGCAATGCAAATATGATGCGTAATGGTGCAGATTATGCAGTTTTTATCAACACTGCCCAGGAGTTTGATGGTAGTGATTCTGGCGCTAGACCTGATGAAGCTGTGTCGTGGGGGAAAATACGTTCTTCTGCAAAATCTGTCAAG GTGCACTGTGATGCAACTATAGCATTCCCAATACTCGTTGCAGAAACATTTGCTGCAAAGAGAGAGAAAGCAGCTGAGCCGAGTTTTTGA